From Denitrovibrio acetiphilus DSM 12809, the proteins below share one genomic window:
- a CDS encoding LysE/ArgO family amino acid transporter: protein MIEQVSSHQSNNNNTGGEMYHTAFLTGMGTSAGLIIAIGAQNAYLLTQSVRRNHYVTIAVICAIFDVLFISVGVAGVGTFLNGSPLLMKIAAWGGASFLFFYGLMSFRSAFRKNTMNLLEQTDDSLKKVIVTTLAVTVLNPHVYIDTIVLMGGISAQFESYNRLMFAIGACLSSVIWFYLLAVAGTKLQGIFRKPVTWKLLDGSVGTVMWLIGLSLII from the coding sequence ATGATAGAACAGGTATCTTCCCATCAGAGTAACAACAACAACACCGGAGGGGAAATGTACCACACAGCATTCTTAACAGGGATGGGAACCAGCGCAGGGCTTATAATAGCCATTGGGGCACAGAATGCATATCTGCTGACCCAGAGCGTTCGGCGTAACCATTATGTAACGATAGCCGTCATATGTGCAATATTTGATGTGTTATTTATATCTGTAGGTGTGGCTGGTGTAGGTACTTTCCTTAACGGTAGTCCTCTTCTTATGAAGATTGCCGCATGGGGCGGAGCTTCATTTCTCTTCTTTTACGGTCTCATGTCCTTTAGGTCAGCTTTTCGCAAGAATACCATGAACCTTCTGGAGCAGACTGATGACAGTCTCAAGAAAGTTATAGTAACAACTCTTGCCGTGACAGTGTTGAATCCTCACGTGTACATAGATACAATTGTGCTCATGGGTGGTATTTCCGCTCAGTTCGAATCGTATAACAGGCTGATGTTTGCCATTGGGGCTTGTCTGTCTTCGGTTATATGGTTTTACTTGCTTGCTGTTGCAGGGACAAAGCTTCAGGGTATTTTCAGAAAACCGGTCACATGGAAACTTCTGGATGGCTCTGTGGGTACTGTTATGTGGCTAATCGGTCTTTCGCTGATTATATAG
- the phrB gene encoding deoxyribodipyrimidine photo-lyase, giving the protein MTDIRREYQINKDVTYFGGPVIYWMNRDQRVRDNWALIKAMELAESRQSPMAVVFCLIPDYPSARNQHFRFMMEGLCEIDLELEYLKIPFFMISGNPVDELSKFIRQVGAGAVVTDFSPLKFNRKMKLELAEVINVPLIEVDAHNIVPCRIASHKEEFAARTIRPKINGLLSQFLVEFPKLKQQRYKWKGHTAHIDWERVINSFGIPNNFYPAGIRAADEALHNFVTGSLNGYNIKRNDPTIDHQSNLSPYLHFGNISAQRCALDAGEAFWADEDIRAFKEELVVRRELAENYCFYNDHYDSVEGAHSWAKKTIEEHRDDSREYIYGYDEFEQAKTHDPLWNAAQKEMAIKGKMHGYMRMYWAKKMLEWTPDVETAFETALSLNDRYSLDGRDPNGYTGVAWSVCGVHDRAWFERPVFGKIRYMNFNGCKSKFKVNKYITSVEQLL; this is encoded by the coding sequence ATGACAGATATCAGGCGTGAGTATCAGATAAACAAAGATGTAACGTATTTTGGCGGTCCTGTTATCTACTGGATGAACAGAGACCAACGTGTGCGTGACAACTGGGCTCTGATCAAAGCTATGGAGCTTGCAGAGAGCAGGCAGTCACCTATGGCTGTAGTGTTTTGTCTCATACCTGATTATCCTTCGGCACGTAATCAGCATTTTCGTTTCATGATGGAAGGTCTTTGTGAAATAGACCTTGAACTGGAATATCTTAAAATCCCTTTTTTCATGATCAGCGGCAATCCCGTGGACGAATTATCAAAGTTTATCCGTCAGGTTGGAGCCGGTGCCGTTGTTACAGATTTTTCCCCCTTAAAATTTAACCGTAAGATGAAGCTTGAGCTCGCTGAAGTAATAAACGTGCCCCTCATCGAAGTTGATGCCCATAATATTGTTCCATGCAGAATAGCAAGCCACAAGGAAGAGTTCGCGGCAAGAACCATCAGACCAAAGATAAACGGGCTTTTAAGTCAGTTTCTGGTGGAATTTCCGAAGCTAAAACAGCAAAGATATAAATGGAAAGGGCATACTGCTCATATAGACTGGGAACGTGTTATTAACTCGTTTGGCATACCTAACAATTTCTATCCTGCAGGTATCAGGGCAGCAGACGAGGCATTACATAATTTCGTTACCGGTTCTTTAAATGGATACAATATAAAACGAAATGACCCGACCATTGATCATCAGTCCAACTTGTCCCCTTATCTGCATTTCGGCAATATTTCCGCACAGAGGTGCGCTCTGGATGCCGGTGAAGCATTTTGGGCTGATGAAGATATCAGAGCGTTTAAAGAGGAGCTCGTAGTCCGGCGGGAACTCGCTGAAAATTACTGTTTTTATAATGATCATTATGACTCAGTGGAAGGTGCTCATAGCTGGGCAAAAAAGACTATCGAAGAACATAGGGATGACTCCAGAGAGTATATATATGGATATGATGAGTTTGAGCAGGCAAAAACTCATGACCCTTTATGGAACGCTGCCCAGAAGGAGATGGCTATAAAAGGGAAGATGCACGGATATATGCGGATGTATTGGGCTAAAAAGATGCTTGAGTGGACTCCGGATGTTGAAACTGCCTTTGAAACTGCACTCTCGCTGAATGATAGATATTCTCTGGACGGTCGTGACCCGAACGGCTATACAGGGGTTGCGTGGTCTGTTTGCGGTGTTCATGACAGAGCATGGTTTGAACGTCCTGTTTTTGGCAAGATCCGCTATATGAACTTTAACGGATGCAAATCAAAGTTCAAAGTTAATAAGTATATAACATCTGTCGAGCAGTTGTTATGA
- a CDS encoding MarR family winged helix-turn-helix transcriptional regulator, translated as MKKKYDEHELLNMRLVRAVYNGMKAMRKKESVKINEAGVTFSQFEVLVVVYHFAPMTVNSIIENTLSTIGNISLVVTNLIKDGFLKSEVHESDKRSKLITLTQKGEEFMDDFFPTHLRNIENIFSVYTQEEKELLLSLMRKLYRDN; from the coding sequence ATGAAGAAAAAATATGATGAGCATGAGCTTTTAAATATGCGTCTTGTTCGTGCGGTATATAACGGCATGAAGGCAATGCGTAAAAAAGAATCTGTTAAGATAAATGAAGCCGGGGTTACATTCTCTCAGTTTGAAGTACTCGTTGTTGTTTATCATTTTGCCCCGATGACAGTCAATAGCATCATAGAAAACACACTTTCTACTATCGGGAATATTTCGCTTGTTGTTACTAATCTAATTAAAGACGGTTTTCTTAAATCTGAAGTTCACGAAAGCGACAAAAGGTCGAAATTGATAACGTTGACTCAGAAGGGGGAGGAATTTATGGATGATTTTTTCCCTACGCACCTGAGAAATATTGAGAATATCTTTTCTGTCTACACTCAGGAGGAGAAAGAACTTCTTTTGTCGCTGATGAGAAAATTATACAGAGATAACTGA
- a CDS encoding VOC family protein, with the protein MKAKYIHTNINVFDLEKSLKFYEDALGLKEKRRYEQEEGKFILVYLTDGQSDMEIELTWLRDRKEPYNLGDNEIHLAFRVDDFDGFYERHKEMGCICYENKPMGLYFINDPDGWWLEVVPADKH; encoded by the coding sequence TTGAAAGCAAAGTATATACACACCAACATAAACGTCTTCGACCTTGAAAAAAGTCTGAAATTCTACGAAGACGCTCTAGGTTTAAAAGAAAAAAGGAGATACGAACAGGAAGAAGGGAAATTCATACTGGTCTACCTGACAGACGGGCAGTCTGATATGGAGATAGAGCTTACATGGCTTCGTGACAGAAAAGAACCGTATAACCTTGGCGATAACGAAATTCACCTTGCTTTTCGCGTGGATGATTTTGACGGTTTTTATGAACGCCACAAAGAGATGGGATGCATCTGTTACGAAAATAAACCTATGGGACTATACTTCATAAACGACCCTGACGGCTGGTGGCTTGAAGTTGTTCCTGCTGACAAACATTAA
- a CDS encoding zinc transporter ZntB, with protein sequence MSEHILQNLILTENGRWVDMKDIIPEEDSGYMFHWIHLHRESLGTQKWLFQQDIDELIIESLTDEDTRPRTTVFPDGILLNMRAVNVSKGEQPYEMLSMRIFMQKNRIISTSLKNIHVIKDILEVINGHSPPESKGDFLAYVIELITDRIEAYIAEKKDWIFDFECHVIDHTALGKQNVISDIRRSSVTYTRYLSPQKDALVKLISLKENIFNEDDRAAVVECINNTSRYLEDLEAITNRCHIIKDDLNAVAAEKMNKNMYLLSIMTAVFLPLSFLTGLLGVNLGGIPGAGSSEGFTIFSIILAVVLVTQIIILKISKRF encoded by the coding sequence ATGAGTGAGCATATCCTTCAAAACCTTATACTTACGGAAAACGGCAGATGGGTTGACATGAAAGACATTATCCCTGAAGAAGACAGCGGATACATGTTTCACTGGATACACTTACACAGAGAGAGTCTCGGCACCCAGAAATGGCTTTTCCAGCAGGACATAGACGAACTGATAATAGAAAGCCTCACTGACGAGGATACAAGACCGAGAACAACAGTGTTCCCTGACGGTATTTTGCTAAATATGCGCGCTGTGAATGTCAGCAAAGGGGAACAGCCCTATGAAATGCTGTCTATGCGCATATTTATGCAAAAGAACAGAATCATCTCGACATCTCTCAAGAACATTCACGTCATAAAAGATATCCTTGAGGTTATAAACGGTCATTCACCTCCTGAAAGCAAAGGCGATTTTCTGGCTTATGTGATAGAGCTGATTACAGACAGAATAGAGGCATACATAGCAGAGAAAAAGGACTGGATTTTCGACTTTGAATGCCACGTCATTGACCATACAGCACTGGGGAAACAAAATGTTATCTCTGATATCAGACGTTCATCTGTTACATACACCAGATACCTATCGCCTCAGAAGGACGCTCTGGTTAAGCTGATCAGCCTGAAAGAAAACATATTTAATGAGGATGACCGTGCCGCTGTGGTTGAGTGCATAAACAACACCAGCAGGTACCTTGAAGATCTTGAAGCAATAACAAACAGGTGTCACATTATAAAAGATGACCTGAACGCCGTTGCCGCAGAAAAAATGAACAAAAACATGTATCTTCTGTCTATAATGACAGCAGTTTTCCTCCCTCTCAGCTTCCTTACAGGGCTTCTGGGGGTTAATCTGGGCGGAATCCCCGGAGCCGGCAGTTCCGAAGGTTTCACTATATTCAGTATCATTTTAGCAGTGGTACTTGTAACACAAATCATTATATTGAAAATATCAAAAAGATTCTGA
- a CDS encoding TlpA family protein disulfide reductase: MRLIALVFITLFAFSAFADDMPAVDLDGLLKEVRAHDAKTMVVFWAPWCPFCIRELKILRNNPQFATNNNLQIIGLTKRNDRRAAVNFVKKQKMPFRFFIAEQDVYDKLQRIDAVPLTVVFSKEGKVLDYEYGKQDIEDLALMLED; encoded by the coding sequence ATGCGCTTGATTGCCCTTGTATTTATCACTTTATTTGCATTCTCAGCTTTTGCAGATGATATGCCTGCTGTTGATTTGGATGGACTTTTGAAGGAGGTCAGAGCTCATGATGCTAAAACAATGGTGGTTTTTTGGGCTCCGTGGTGTCCTTTCTGTATTCGTGAGCTGAAAATACTGCGTAATAATCCTCAGTTTGCTACAAATAATAATCTTCAGATAATAGGACTCACTAAAAGAAACGACAGGCGTGCAGCGGTGAATTTTGTAAAAAAGCAGAAGATGCCTTTCAGGTTTTTTATAGCGGAGCAGGATGTTTATGACAAGCTCCAGCGGATAGACGCTGTACCGCTGACGGTTGTTTTCAGCAAAGAGGGGAAAGTGCTGGATTACGAGTACGGCAAGCAGGATATTGAGGATCTTGCCCTTATGCTGGAGGATTAG
- a CDS encoding class I SAM-dependent rRNA methyltransferase encodes MNPLSANTVSVILSSAGLKAVRRNHPWLYSKGIEKINRQGNSGDIAVLYDNKRKFAGIGLLDIHSPIMVRVLHSGKPITLSKEWLSEKISESIVRRASLINDSSTTGYRLVNGENDQLAGIVADIYENTLVIKLDSTCWLPHLDKLTNIFISLVHPERIVLRMSRSVKEFSEIADGTVIFGTKINQPITFTENNIQFYTDPAEGQKTGFFLDQRNNRLIAGKLSKGLNVLNVFAYTGGFSLYAAAGGAKSVASLDISKPALEACGDNFRLNGFRTPHRLICGDAFEEMEKLRKNGEKFGMVIVDPPSFARKQSDVNGAFKAYEKVNRIAVNLIEKGGILAAASCSARVSAEEFFNIVLKVCRASGRKFSELERTGHAIDHTAGFDEGSYLKCIFVRFD; translated from the coding sequence ATGAATCCACTATCAGCCAACACTGTTTCTGTTATTCTCTCATCTGCGGGGCTTAAGGCCGTGCGCAGAAATCATCCGTGGCTTTACAGCAAAGGAATTGAAAAGATAAACAGACAGGGGAATTCCGGTGATATAGCCGTTCTCTACGACAACAAAAGAAAATTCGCCGGTATTGGTCTCCTTGATATCCACTCACCAATCATGGTTCGCGTGCTCCACTCAGGAAAACCTATAACCCTGAGCAAAGAGTGGCTGTCAGAAAAGATATCTGAAAGTATAGTCCGCAGAGCATCCCTGATAAATGATAGTTCAACAACAGGTTATAGGCTGGTCAACGGTGAAAACGATCAACTGGCGGGGATAGTGGCAGACATTTACGAAAACACACTTGTCATTAAGCTGGACTCCACATGCTGGCTGCCTCACCTTGACAAACTGACTAATATATTTATCTCTCTGGTTCACCCTGAGCGGATTGTGCTCCGAATGAGCAGGTCTGTTAAAGAGTTCTCAGAAATAGCTGACGGCACAGTCATATTCGGTACAAAAATCAATCAGCCGATCACATTCACTGAAAACAATATACAGTTTTACACCGACCCGGCTGAAGGTCAGAAAACAGGTTTCTTTCTCGACCAGCGTAATAATAGACTAATAGCGGGAAAACTTTCAAAAGGACTTAACGTCCTAAATGTATTTGCCTATACAGGTGGATTCTCCCTTTACGCCGCAGCCGGAGGAGCAAAAAGTGTTGCAAGCCTTGACATATCCAAACCAGCACTCGAAGCTTGCGGAGACAACTTCCGTCTGAACGGATTCCGGACACCACACAGGCTTATCTGCGGTGACGCTTTCGAAGAGATGGAAAAGCTACGCAAAAACGGTGAAAAGTTCGGGATGGTAATAGTAGATCCGCCATCATTTGCCAGAAAACAATCCGATGTTAACGGCGCATTTAAAGCGTATGAAAAAGTTAACAGAATAGCTGTCAACCTGATAGAAAAAGGCGGGATACTTGCTGCGGCGTCATGTTCTGCCAGAGTATCAGCCGAAGAATTCTTTAATATTGTTCTGAAAGTATGCAGAGCCTCCGGCAGAAAATTCAGCGAGCTTGAGCGAACTGGTCATGCCATAGACCACACAGCCGGCTTCGATGAAGGCTCATATCTTAAATGCATATTTGTACGTTTTGACTAA
- a CDS encoding flavodoxin domain-containing protein gives MFRINIIYASRYGAAKEVSWHIAEALREEGCYVELTEARVAILSGFDAYILGSGVYANRLLPDMEDFIADNVFALAKVRVAVFGVAMRTEPVERNGRMSGGVYIFDKYPVKPFTKAVLHGRMDFLTLSDEDKNGLERFYKARGLTPEQKAERKRLRDEISTDECSNFAKEILSGLVIDE, from the coding sequence ATGTTTAGAATCAATATTATTTACGCCAGCAGATACGGGGCTGCAAAAGAAGTCAGCTGGCACATAGCAGAAGCTTTAAGAGAAGAGGGCTGTTACGTTGAGCTTACAGAAGCACGTGTTGCAATCCTGAGTGGTTTTGATGCTTATATACTCGGCTCAGGAGTTTATGCTAATCGACTGCTGCCGGATATGGAAGATTTTATTGCAGACAATGTGTTTGCATTGGCAAAGGTCAGAGTAGCAGTTTTCGGCGTAGCCATGCGTACGGAACCCGTTGAGAGAAACGGGCGGATGAGCGGTGGTGTTTATATTTTTGACAAATATCCGGTGAAGCCTTTTACTAAGGCTGTTTTGCATGGGCGAATGGATTTTTTAACTCTTTCAGACGAGGATAAGAACGGGCTTGAGCGTTTTTACAAAGCCAGAGGACTAACACCAGAGCAGAAGGCAGAACGGAAAAGGCTTAGGGATGAGATATCTACGGATGAATGCTCAAATTTTGCAAAAGAAATTTTGTCGGGATTAGTTATTGACGAATGA
- a CDS encoding YeiH family protein, translating to MQNLLSNFYLWVLVAIIISVFSKSPAVALCVGAAISMTLGNPVRKKTGNLAKKILQLAIVMLGFGLQINVVLKVGYASIWITMISISATMFVGYILGKLFSVERDLSILLSSGTAICGGSAIAAMSPAIGASEMHTAVAMAVVFLLNGLALIIFPHVGHMLNMSQNDFGLWSALAIHDTSSVVGAASIYGMQALAVGTTVKLTRALWILPLAFAGAKINNSENKAKFPWFLLFFLLAAMLRSYMPAYDDYFMQMAFIGKRMMVFTLFLIGAGLTVSELKKIGMKPLVMSVLLWVIVSVVSLTVILEGWAHFSMPMF from the coding sequence ATGCAGAATTTGTTAAGCAATTTCTACCTGTGGGTTCTAGTTGCGATTATCATTTCAGTTTTCAGCAAATCTCCGGCTGTTGCTCTTTGTGTTGGTGCAGCGATAAGCATGACACTGGGCAACCCAGTCAGAAAAAAAACCGGAAATCTTGCTAAAAAAATTCTTCAGCTGGCTATAGTTATGCTGGGGTTCGGTCTTCAGATCAATGTCGTTCTGAAAGTTGGATATGCCTCTATATGGATAACAATGATAAGTATTTCAGCTACTATGTTTGTAGGCTATATCCTCGGGAAGCTGTTTTCTGTGGAGCGTGATCTTTCAATTCTATTGTCATCAGGAACCGCTATATGCGGAGGCAGTGCTATTGCTGCCATGTCCCCAGCCATCGGAGCATCGGAAATGCATACTGCTGTTGCTATGGCAGTTGTTTTCCTGCTGAACGGGCTGGCGCTCATTATCTTTCCTCATGTTGGTCATATGCTTAACATGTCGCAAAACGATTTCGGTCTCTGGAGCGCACTTGCCATACACGACACCAGCAGTGTTGTGGGGGCGGCATCTATATACGGTATGCAGGCTCTTGCTGTGGGAACTACTGTCAAGCTGACAAGAGCACTGTGGATTCTTCCACTTGCTTTTGCCGGAGCAAAGATTAATAACTCAGAGAATAAGGCTAAGTTTCCTTGGTTTCTGCTGTTTTTCCTGCTTGCCGCCATGCTGAGATCTTATATGCCTGCTTATGATGACTACTTTATGCAGATGGCTTTCATAGGGAAACGCATGATGGTGTTTACTCTTTTTCTGATTGGTGCGGGGCTGACAGTCTCAGAACTGAAGAAGATAGGCATGAAACCCCTTGTTATGTCTGTTCTCTTATGGGTTATTGTGTCTGTTGTGTCACTGACGGTAATTCTTGAAGGGTGGGCACACTTTTCTATGCCTATGTTTTGA
- a CDS encoding peptidylprolyl isomerase: MTKPKDQFVTLETTQGNIIVKLFPEVAPKAVENFTTHVANGYYDGIIFHRIIEGFMIQGGDPTGTGRGGESIWGRPFEDEFHEDFEFDVPGLLAMANAGPRTNGSQFFITTAPTDWLNNRHTIFGKVVDGMDVVKKLEQVETDMMDRPVEQQAIKKAKIRKTPPKKK; the protein is encoded by the coding sequence ATGACTAAACCAAAAGACCAGTTTGTTACTCTGGAAACCACCCAAGGGAATATAATTGTCAAACTTTTCCCTGAAGTCGCACCTAAAGCAGTTGAAAACTTTACAACTCATGTTGCAAACGGCTATTACGACGGTATAATCTTCCACAGAATCATCGAAGGCTTTATGATACAGGGCGGAGACCCCACAGGCACAGGCAGAGGCGGGGAATCAATATGGGGCAGACCTTTCGAGGATGAATTTCACGAAGATTTTGAATTCGATGTTCCGGGACTTCTCGCAATGGCAAATGCAGGACCACGCACTAACGGAAGCCAGTTCTTCATAACCACCGCCCCCACTGACTGGCTTAACAACAGACATACAATCTTCGGCAAAGTTGTAGACGGTATGGATGTTGTTAAAAAACTTGAGCAGGTCGAAACAGATATGATGGACAGACCTGTTGAGCAACAAGCTATAAAAAAAGCTAAAATACGCAAGACACCGCCTAAAAAGAAATAA
- a CDS encoding peptidylprolyl isomerase, which yields MKKLLLLIISFTLLTTAAFAKDTLVVLKTNQGDITIKLLPLVAPKAVENFTTHVKNGYYNGIAFHRVIRGFMVQGGDPTETGMGGKSIWGKPFEDEFNPNYKFDKPGVLAMANSGKNTNGSQFFITVEKTPWLNFKHTIFGYVVDGYDIVEKISNVKVDGNSRPYDDQILVKAYIKK from the coding sequence ATGAAGAAACTATTGCTTTTAATAATCTCATTCACACTCCTAACCACAGCAGCATTTGCAAAAGATACATTAGTTGTGCTTAAAACTAATCAGGGGGACATAACAATAAAACTGCTTCCGCTTGTCGCACCTAAAGCTGTAGAGAACTTTACAACTCACGTTAAAAACGGTTATTACAACGGAATAGCTTTCCACAGAGTCATCAGGGGCTTTATGGTTCAGGGTGGAGACCCCACAGAAACAGGGATGGGTGGTAAATCTATATGGGGTAAGCCTTTTGAAGATGAGTTCAACCCAAACTATAAGTTTGATAAGCCCGGGGTACTCGCCATGGCAAACTCAGGTAAAAACACCAACGGAAGCCAGTTCTTTATAACTGTAGAAAAAACTCCGTGGCTTAACTTTAAACACACAATATTCGGGTATGTTGTTGACGGATATGACATTGTTGAAAAAATCTCAAATGTGAAAGTTGACGGAAACAGCAGACCATATGACGACCAGATTCTTGTAAAAGCATACATAAAAAAATAA
- the nifA gene encoding nif-specific transcriptional activator NifA, protein MMNANYYKTALNTIYEISVILNSSNMIQHSLYRSLLQMSDTLSMERGLILLHDKDTNELFVEASIGLDNDEGPVKNMRYKADEGVVGKVFKYGIPILIPDVQKEPMFLNKLGRNAKKEEISFIAVPIKHQNQTYGVLAVDKVVSKMYSITTDVDILKMIATLMASFLHKVQFFTSEMEAIQQEKSRIEEEKLKLIGEVTQKYQYEGLVGSGRLMRKVLDKVQMVTASDSAVLIRGESGTGKEVVAKTIHYNSNRRKKPFVAVNCAAIPGELIESELFGYSKGAFTGAAGEKKGKFEQADGGTIFLDEIGDMPMEAQSKLLRVLQDKVVEKLGGTKPVQVDVRILAATNKNLEAAVQSGEFRLDLYYRLNVFAIFLPPLRKRKEDIPEIAQHILKNLSKRYNKNYTISPEAVTALMNCNYPGNIRELENCLERSAFTAGGGEIKTKHISCMRGEMCMSHFMEEQLSGSSTAITPQTGGIPDNDYSEADNELISGNMDERERVVQALEKAGWVQAKAARMLDMTVRQMNYRIKKFNIKVKKI, encoded by the coding sequence ATGATGAACGCAAACTATTACAAAACAGCACTAAACACTATTTATGAAATCAGCGTGATACTGAACAGTTCGAACATGATTCAACACTCGCTTTACCGCTCGCTGCTGCAGATGTCTGATACCCTGTCTATGGAACGCGGACTTATACTGCTCCACGATAAAGACACAAATGAGCTTTTCGTAGAGGCATCCATTGGACTTGATAACGATGAAGGGCCTGTTAAAAATATGCGGTATAAAGCCGATGAAGGTGTCGTGGGTAAGGTTTTCAAATACGGCATCCCTATTCTGATACCTGATGTTCAGAAAGAGCCAATGTTTCTCAACAAGCTCGGACGTAACGCCAAAAAAGAAGAGATCAGTTTCATTGCTGTACCTATAAAGCACCAGAACCAGACATACGGTGTTCTAGCTGTGGATAAAGTTGTGTCGAAGATGTACAGCATCACAACTGATGTTGATATCCTGAAAATGATAGCTACCCTAATGGCATCTTTTCTTCATAAAGTTCAGTTTTTTACAAGCGAAATGGAAGCGATCCAACAGGAAAAAAGCCGCATCGAAGAGGAAAAACTTAAGCTTATAGGTGAAGTTACTCAAAAATACCAATACGAAGGGCTGGTCGGCTCCGGCAGACTCATGCGTAAAGTTCTGGATAAAGTTCAAATGGTAACAGCATCAGATTCTGCTGTATTAATAAGAGGCGAAAGCGGAACAGGAAAAGAGGTTGTCGCAAAAACCATCCACTACAACAGCAACAGAAGAAAAAAACCTTTTGTCGCAGTCAACTGCGCAGCCATCCCCGGTGAGCTTATCGAAAGTGAACTCTTCGGGTATTCCAAAGGGGCATTCACTGGTGCAGCAGGTGAAAAGAAAGGTAAATTTGAACAAGCTGACGGAGGAACCATATTTCTTGACGAAATCGGCGACATGCCAATGGAAGCCCAAAGCAAACTACTCCGTGTCCTTCAGGACAAAGTTGTTGAGAAGCTCGGCGGAACAAAGCCTGTTCAGGTGGATGTTCGCATCCTCGCCGCTACAAATAAAAATCTGGAAGCTGCTGTTCAGTCCGGTGAGTTCAGGCTTGACCTGTACTACAGACTTAACGTTTTCGCGATATTCCTCCCACCTCTGCGCAAGCGGAAAGAGGACATTCCTGAAATTGCCCAGCATATACTCAAAAATCTGAGCAAGCGCTATAACAAAAACTATACGATTTCTCCGGAAGCAGTAACAGCTCTCATGAACTGCAATTATCCGGGTAATATCAGAGAACTCGAAAACTGTCTCGAAAGATCCGCTTTCACAGCCGGCGGCGGAGAGATCAAGACTAAGCACATATCCTGCATGCGTGGCGAAATGTGCATGTCTCACTTCATGGAAGAACAGCTTTCAGGTTCATCCACGGCCATTACTCCTCAAACAGGAGGGATACCGGACAATGACTACAGTGAAGCAGACAACGAGCTTATATCCGGCAATATGGATGAAAGAGAACGTGTTGTTCAGGCTCTTGAAAAAGCAGGATGGGTACAGGCGAAAGCAGCAAGAATGCTCGACATGACGGTACGTCAGATGAACTACCGGATAAAAAAGTTCAACATAAAAGTCAAAAAAATATAA
- the fdxB gene encoding ferredoxin III, nif-specific, with product MAFVTGIKKNGSSWTPQFVSSIDKEVCIGCARCFKSCAYGCLGPYEIEEEDDARMIMQVTNDGNCIGCRACSKACPKGCLTHEPLEA from the coding sequence ATGGCATTTGTAACAGGAATAAAAAAGAACGGTTCATCATGGACACCACAATTCGTTTCAAGCATTGATAAAGAGGTCTGCATAGGCTGTGCCCGCTGTTTTAAATCCTGCGCATACGGCTGTCTCGGACCATATGAAATAGAAGAAGAGGATGACGCGAGAATGATCATGCAGGTGACAAATGATGGCAACTGCATAGGCTGCCGTGCCTGCTCAAAGGCATGCCCTAAAGGATGTTTAACACACGAACCACTGGAGGCATAA
- a CDS encoding nitrogen fixation protein NifZ, with translation MKLKINQLVKVNKIIRDDGTCAGCSRGEEIAYVGLEGFICDIQDFLFEPVYVVHFMDSNRRIGFREAELDVVEDFDEETETWVKIETVAK, from the coding sequence ATGAAGCTGAAAATAAATCAGCTCGTCAAAGTTAATAAAATTATAAGGGATGACGGAACTTGTGCTGGTTGCAGCAGAGGGGAAGAGATCGCTTATGTTGGTCTTGAAGGGTTTATCTGCGATATTCAGGATTTTCTTTTCGAACCTGTGTACGTCGTCCATTTTATGGATTCGAACAGGCGTATCGGTTTCAGGGAAGCAGAACTCGATGTCGTCGAGGACTTTGATGAGGAAACGGAGACGTGGGTTAAGATTGAAACTGTTGCAAAGTGA